A section of the Aythya fuligula isolate bAytFul2 chromosome 9, bAytFul2.pri, whole genome shotgun sequence genome encodes:
- the AGTR1 gene encoding type-1 angiotensin II receptor, which yields MVPNYPTEETLKRIYVDCPVSGRHSYIYIMVPTVYSIIFIIGIFGNSLVVIVIYCYMKLKTVASIFLLNLALADLCFLITLPLWAAYTAMEYQWPFGNCLCKLASAGISFNLYASVFLLTCLSIDRYLAIVHPVKSRIRRTMFVARITCIAIWLLAGVASLPVIIHRNIFFAENLNMTVCGFRYDNNNTTLRVGLGLSKNLLGFLIPFLIILTSYTLIWKTLKKAYQIQRNKTRNDDIFKMIVAIVFFFFFSWIPHQVFTFLDVLIQLHVITDCKITDIVDTAMPFTICIAYFNNCLNPFFYVFFGKNFKKYFLQLIKYIPPNVSTHPSLTTKMSSLSYRPPENIHLPTKKTAGSLETK from the coding sequence ATGGTCCCAAACTATCCTACCGAAGAAACCCTTAAAAGAATCTACGTCGACTGTCCCGTTTCAGGAAGGCACAGTTACATCTACATTATGGTTCCAACTGTTTACAGTATCATCTTCATCATAGGCATATTTGGGAACAGCCTAGTTGTTATTGTCATTTACTGCTacatgaaactgaaaacagtggCCAGCATCTTTCTGCTAAACTTGGCACTTGCTGacttgtgttttttaataacTCTGCCACTCTGGGCAGCCTACACGGCCATGGAGTACCAGTGGCCATTTGGCAATTGTTTATGCAAGCTAGCATCTGCAGGAATAAGTTTCAACTTGTACGCCAGTGTGTTCCTACTCACATGCCTTAGTATTGACCGCTACCTGGCCATAGTACATCCAGTGAAGTCACGAATCCGGCGTACCATGTTTGTTGCCAGAATAACTTGCATCGCCATCTGGCTTCTTGCTGGTGTGGCCAGTTTGCCCGTCATCATTCACCGTAATATATTCTTTGCTGAGAACTTGAACATGACAGTCTGTGGTTTTCGGTATGACAACAATAATACAACACTTCGGGTTGGGCTAGGCTTATCCAAAAATTTGCTGggatttttaattccttttctaaTCATATTAACAAGTTACACCTTAATTTGGAAGACCCTAAAGAAGGCATATCAGATTCAAAGAAATAAGACCAGAAATGATGATATCTTTAAGATGATTGTGGcaatagtatttttctttttcttttcctggattCCTCATCAAGTATTCACTTTTCTTGATGTATTAATTCAATTACATGTAATAACAGACTGCAAAATCACTGATATTGTGGATACAGCTATGCCCTTCACTATTTGCATTGCTTACTTTAACAACTGTttgaatccttttttttatgttttctttggaaaaaattttaaaaaatactttcttcagcTAATAAAATACATTCCACCAAATGTCAGCACACATCCCAGTCTAACAACGAAGATGAGCTCCCTTTCCTACAGACCACCAGAAAATATCCACTTGCCCACTAAAAAGACTGCTGGGTCTCTCGAAACCAAGTGA